The Gemmatimonadota bacterium sequence ACACCGTCGAAAACATGGGCGTGGACTATAACGGATTCAACCTGGTGTACGAGAAAGGCGCCACGCGCAAGCTCGGCGGTGGCCTGTTGCGGATACACACCAATCTAGGCATCGTCGGGGAATACCTGGGCGGTCCCTCGCCGTCGGGACCGGCGGTCCAGTACCTGCTGGGCAGCAACCCTTTTGAACGGGAGAAGACCTACAATGATCTGAAGCGCGGGCTGCGGCACACCGACCGCACCCAGATCGGCGCGGTGGACGTGGCGTTGTGGGACTTCGCGGGCAAGTACTACAACGCGCCCGTCTACCAGTTGCTGGGCGGTTACAGAACCTCCCTGCCGGCTTACGCGAGCACGTACCACGGCGACGAAAACGGTGGGCTGCATACGCCCGAGGCCTTCGCGGACTTCGCCGAACAGTGCCGGGACCTGGGATACCGCGCCTTCAAAATCCACGGCTGGGGCAACGCCCCCATCGAGCGCGAGGTCGCCAACGTGAAAGTCACGGGAAAGCGCGTGGGAGACGGCATGGACCTCATGATCGATCCTGCCTGCGAATACAATACCTGGGCGGACGCACTCAAGGTAGGGCGGGCCTGCGACGAAGCCGGATTCTTCTGGCTGGAGGATCCCTACAAGGACGGCGGCGTTTCCATATTCGGCCACAAGAAGCTGCGGGAACATATCACCACGCCGATCCTGCAGACCGAGCATATCTTCGGCCTGGAGCAGCACGTCGATTTCGTCGTGAACGGGGGAACGGACTTCGTGCGGTCCGGGGTCTACGAGGACGGCGGCATCACCGGCGTGATGAAGATCGCCCACGCGGCCGAGGGACTCGGGCTGGACATGGAACTCCACGGCGGCGGCCTCGCACACCGCCATATCATGGCATCCGTCCGGAACAGCAACTACTACGAACTGGGGCTCGTGCATCCCGGGATCAAGTCGAACAAGCCGCCCGTTTACGCGCCGGAATTCACCGATGAGCTCGAGAACATCGATGAACACGGCTGCGTTCCCGTCCCCCAGGGCCC is a genomic window containing:
- a CDS encoding mandelate racemase, with the protein product TVENMGVDYNGFNLVYEKGATRKLGGGLLRIHTNLGIVGEYLGGPSPSGPAVQYLLGSNPFEREKTYNDLKRGLRHTDRTQIGAVDVALWDFAGKYYNAPVYQLLGGYRTSLPAYASTYHGDENGGLHTPEAFADFAEQCRDLGYRAFKIHGWGNAPIEREVANVKVTGKRVGDGMDLMIDPACEYNTWADALKVGRACDEAGFFWLEDPYKDGGVSIFGHKKLREHITTPILQTEHIFGLEQHVDFVVNGGTDFVRSGVYEDGGITGVMKIAHAAEGLGLDMELHGGGLAHRHIMASVRNSNYYELGLVHPGIKSNKPPVYAPEFTDELENIDEHGCVPVPQGPGLGAEIDRDYIEAHRVNTIMHEA